The Thiorhodovibrio frisius genome segment TCCGATTCGCTTTCAATCCTGGTGTTACAGAACCCAAACCTGCCAGCCGGATCCGCAGACACTTACCGGCTCGATCTGCAATAATCGCCCAAAACCAACGAACTGATCGAGAAAAATCGCCATGAAAGATGCCGAAAAGATCCAAGCCCTGTCCCAATCCGTACTGGGGGGCGAACTCGACAAGGACCAGGCCAGCCAGCTGGCCGCGCTCATGGGAGTGATCACACTCGAGCCGGGCGAGACCTTGGTCGCCGAAAACGAGCAGCGCGGAACCCTTTTTGTACTGGCCCGCGGCCGACTGCAAGTCTGCAAGCTGGTCGGGGAGCGCGAGGAGACCGTTTATTTGATGCACCCGGGCGAGTGTGCAGGCACCCGCGCCTTCATTGACGGAACACCGCGCCGCGCGGCCTTGCGCGCGGAGGACCAGGGGTCGGAACAAACCCTGGTACTGTCACTTGAACCCGAGATCTTCGACACCCTGATCGAGCCAGCGCCGCGATTGGCACACAAGGTCATGCGCGCGATCTTCTGCGTCACCCACCGCAACCTGATGCGCATGAACTTGGAAAGCGCTGAAATGCGCAACTACCTGCTAAAAACCGGCGGGCGTTACTGAGCGAAAAACCTCGCCCTCTAAAGGCTGCGGCCTTCTAGGCCGTCAAACTAGCCCGTCAAACGCATGACCCCGGTGACAATGCCGAGGATTTCAATATCCTCGTGGCGCAGGTAGATGGGTGCCATCTCAGGGTGCGCGGGCTGCAAGCGGATACCGTCGCGCTCGATGAAAAACCGCTTGAGGGTGACCTGATCGCCGTTGATCTGGGCAACGACTGTCTCGCCGTTTTCGACACTCTGGCGCTGTTCGACAATAATGATATCGCCGTCCTGAATCTGGTCTTCGGTCATGGAGTGACCACGCACCCGCAGCGCATAGCTGGCTTTGCGGGTCATGTGCGCGGGGACGCGAATGGTCTCGCGGTCTTCGAGCGCCTCTATCGGCAGACCGGCGGCAACCGTGCCGAGGATAGGCAGTTCCCGGCCTTGCTCGAGCTCCAGGTCGATAGGGCTCAGGTTTAACGTCCAGGTAGGAATATGCCGGGGTTTGGGCAGACGCTGGGAGGCATGATTAGGAATCAGCAAGGCGGGTTGGGACACGGCGGACCTCCGGGGAGTCGGTGCATGAGAGCCCGGCGAAGGGCTTGAGCCGGACAGCGCAGTAATTGGCTCGACCTTCAGTCTAGCCGAGCATTGCGACAAAGACTGACTTCAGGGCGGGCACGAAACTTGCTGCGCCGTTGAATCACAATGACTAAAACGGCTGCTTCAAGGCAAAATCACCTAGGCACGGACACTGAGCAGATGCACGCGGCGGCTGTCGGCGCGCAGCACGGTGAAACGAAAGCCGTCGATTTGGACCCGCTCGCCGCGCACCGGAAGTTTGCCGAGCGCATGCACCACCAGCCCGCCGATGGTATCGACGTCATCGCCGCTTAGCGTGCTGCCGAAGTACTCGTTAAAGTCTTCGATGCTGGTGCGGGCCTTCACGGTGTAGTCGCCCTGGCCGCGCTTAAAGATGAAAGCACCTTCGTCAAAGTCGTGCTCATCTTCGATTTCCCCGACAATCTGCTCGAGCACATCCTCAATGGTGGCCAGGCCGGCGGCCGCGCCGTATTCATCGACCACAATGGCCATGTGATTGCGGCTGCCGCGAAACTCCTTTAGCAGCACGTTCAGCCGCTTGCTCTCGGGCACGAAAATGGCGCTGCGCAGGTGGTCGCGGATGTTAAACGGGCGGGTGTTGGACTTGGTGCAGTAGGCCAGCAAGTCCTTGGCCAGCAGAATACCGAGCACCTCGCCCTTGTCCTCACCGGTGACAGGGAA includes the following:
- a CDS encoding cyclic nucleotide-binding domain-containing protein encodes the protein MKDAEKIQALSQSVLGGELDKDQASQLAALMGVITLEPGETLVAENEQRGTLFVLARGRLQVCKLVGEREETVYLMHPGECAGTRAFIDGTPRRAALRAEDQGSEQTLVLSLEPEIFDTLIEPAPRLAHKVMRAIFCVTHRNLMRMNLESAEMRNYLLKTGGRY
- a CDS encoding HlyC/CorC family transporter, encoding MTSDRPRSGKPLSDWRKRLCQLLGGEPRDKNQLLEILRDAERRALLDRDGLSMIEGVLQVADLRAEDIMIPRAEMVTVRRDASLEEILAIAVESSHSRFPVTGEDKGEVLGILLAKDLLAYCTKSNTRPFNIRDHLRSAIFVPESKRLNVLLKEFRGSRNHMAIVVDEYGAAAGLATIEDVLEQIVGEIEDEHDFDEGAFIFKRGQGDYTVKARTSIEDFNEYFGSTLSGDDVDTIGGLVVHALGKLPVRGERVQIDGFRFTVLRADSRRVHLLSVRA
- the lexA gene encoding transcriptional repressor LexA, with translation MSQPALLIPNHASQRLPKPRHIPTWTLNLSPIDLELEQGRELPILGTVAAGLPIEALEDRETIRVPAHMTRKASYALRVRGHSMTEDQIQDGDIIIVEQRQSVENGETVVAQINGDQVTLKRFFIERDGIRLQPAHPEMAPIYLRHEDIEILGIVTGVMRLTG